One window from the genome of Pyrobaculum ferrireducens encodes:
- the aspS gene encoding aspartate--tRNA(Asn) ligase, protein MYPKKTHWTVDVTPALHGSEVVVAGWVWELRDIGKIKFIVLRDREGFIQITLKAGKTPENLFKIFVELGREDVIVVKGVVEASKIAKRGVEIFPSEIWVLNKAKPLPIDVWSETPDLATRLRWRSVDLKRPRNLAIFSLASAMLRTIRDVLYGEGFVEVFTPKIIVTSTEGGAELFPVLYFERVAYLSQSPQLYKEQLTASLERVFEIGPAYRAEKHNTDYHLNEFISVDAEAAFMDYTDIMNILEKMTKNLAKTVASFSTKLNEVGVKPVVTEVRNVPRVDYDEAVDWLRRLGFAVNWGDDLTVEMQMALMKFYGPVYFLVNFPASLRPFYTKRRDGEKSESYDLIINGIEVASGATRIHRRDELEEEMRKRGLDPRLFEAHLSVFDYGMPPHAGFGLGFNRLVTAMLGLDNVRHATLYPRDRYRVEP, encoded by the coding sequence GTGTATCCAAAAAAGACCCACTGGACAGTGGACGTCACACCTGCGCTCCACGGCTCCGAGGTTGTGGTTGCTGGATGGGTATGGGAGCTGAGGGATATTGGGAAGATTAAGTTTATCGTGTTGAGAGACCGGGAGGGGTTTATACAAATCACTCTCAAGGCAGGTAAAACACCTGAAAACCTGTTTAAGATCTTCGTGGAGCTTGGCAGGGAGGACGTCATCGTCGTTAAGGGGGTGGTGGAGGCTAGTAAAATTGCTAAACGCGGCGTGGAGATTTTCCCCAGCGAGATATGGGTCCTAAACAAGGCTAAGCCTCTTCCTATCGATGTTTGGTCTGAGACCCCGGATTTAGCCACTAGGTTGAGGTGGCGTTCTGTAGATTTAAAGAGGCCGCGTAACTTGGCCATCTTCTCTCTGGCTTCTGCTATGTTACGGACTATTAGGGATGTGCTGTATGGCGAGGGCTTTGTGGAGGTTTTTACGCCTAAGATCATAGTCACAAGTACCGAGGGCGGCGCTGAGCTGTTCCCCGTCTTGTACTTCGAGAGGGTGGCCTACCTATCCCAAAGCCCGCAACTCTACAAGGAGCAACTAACCGCCTCGCTTGAGAGGGTCTTTGAGATCGGCCCGGCGTACCGGGCAGAGAAGCACAACACGGATTACCACCTGAACGAGTTCATCTCGGTTGACGCGGAGGCCGCCTTTATGGACTACACAGACATTATGAATATACTGGAGAAGATGACTAAGAACCTGGCAAAAACCGTAGCGTCTTTCTCCACAAAGCTAAATGAAGTGGGGGTCAAGCCTGTTGTGACAGAGGTGCGAAATGTGCCGAGGGTAGACTACGACGAGGCGGTAGATTGGCTTAGACGGCTTGGGTTTGCGGTGAACTGGGGCGACGACCTCACGGTGGAGATGCAGATGGCTCTTATGAAGTTCTACGGCCCCGTGTATTTCCTTGTGAACTTCCCGGCGTCGCTCCGCCCGTTCTACACCAAGAGGAGAGATGGCGAGAAGAGCGAGTCGTACGACCTTATAATAAACGGGATAGAGGTGGCGTCGGGCGCCACTAGGATACACAGACGCGACGAGTTGGAGGAGGAGATGAGGAAAAGGGGCCTCGACCCGAGGCTCTTCGAAGCCCACCTCTCTGTGTTTGACTACGGAATGCCGCCGCACGCCGGCTTTGGCCTCGGCTTCAACCGTCTGGTGACGGCGATGCTTGGGCTAGACAACGTGAGACACGCCACTC
- a CDS encoding transcription elongation factor NusA, whose product MVKIPFCEFCVKTRVLCQKCQSLIDSGRYQWLDVEVSDALLKVSKKINLADVEYVKSYEVDDLVIVLMRNVKRIPRGAYVQLEKELSSQLGRSVKIVEHGNVNEVIAQLVSPARLLTISTSWLPDGTTETVVKIPSRELRRLPIRPERLQAIIGQISGANVKVELVRERELRA is encoded by the coding sequence ATGGTCAAGATACCATTTTGCGAATTCTGTGTAAAGACGCGTGTGTTGTGCCAGAAGTGCCAGTCGCTTATAGACAGCGGGAGGTATCAGTGGCTTGATGTAGAGGTTTCAGACGCGTTGCTGAAGGTGAGCAAGAAAATAAATTTGGCTGATGTTGAATATGTAAAGTCTTACGAAGTGGACGACTTGGTTATTGTATTGATGAGAAACGTGAAAAGGATCCCGCGTGGAGCCTATGTGCAACTTGAGAAAGAGTTGTCGTCGCAACTTGGGAGAAGCGTCAAGATCGTGGAGCACGGCAACGTAAATGAGGTAATTGCCCAGCTAGTGTCGCCGGCGAGACTGCTGACGATTTCCACCTCTTGGTTGCCCGACGGCACTACGGAGACTGTCGTTAAGATCCCCTCGCGGGAGTTGAGGAGGTTGCCTATAAGACCTGAGAGGTTGCAGGCGATTATCGGCCAGATATCTGGGGCTAACGTAAAGGTTGAGCTGGTAAGGGAAAGGGAGTTAAGGGCATAA
- a CDS encoding radical SAM protein, translated as MRIAIVDGYTDEPAGLGVPPYLDVYARYVAGAADLAGVDAVHYFTVDQLRADWPAHLSLLSKYDLVVVIAGVTTPGKYLGGTPIALDELLDIGRVEGPVKVLGGPVAKFGYGIAGGSVAVPPYKFRRYYDYVVSGDVDLVVYRILKDGVEKAHPSERHEDFKLVDIFATRGAKIAQQHPNHGRNLIVEIETYRSCPRYVSGGCSFCTTVAYGPVVTRLIEGVVREIEALYKAGVVHFRLGRQADFYTYMAHDVGRDDFPRPNPAAIEKLLVGIRNAAPGLKTLHIDNVNPGTVARWKIESIEITKLLVSYGTPGNVAAMGVETADPRVVKINNLKVGPEEALEAIEIFTRYGSVRGHNGMPYLIAGVNFVAGLPGETRETYRLNVEFLSKILERNLLVRRVNIRQLLIFPSSRLWPEARKLTARLREHKMRFRQFKKWVREVFDREMLRRIVPRGTVLREAYAEVHYHGGTYARQVGSYPLLVYIPTRIELGRYIDVVVVDHGARSVLALPYPVNINTADKRVLRHLPGMTGKKLKALIGGRPYKSLEEVKARVGEGEFLNYVSL; from the coding sequence GTGAGAATTGCCATAGTAGACGGCTACACAGACGAGCCGGCTGGCCTCGGCGTGCCGCCCTACCTCGACGTGTATGCGAGATACGTCGCCGGCGCCGCCGACCTCGCGGGGGTAGACGCCGTGCATTACTTCACGGTAGATCAACTCAGAGCCGACTGGCCGGCTCACTTGAGCCTTCTGTCTAAATACGACCTAGTAGTGGTAATAGCCGGCGTGACGACCCCTGGGAAGTATCTGGGTGGTACGCCGATTGCTCTAGACGAACTACTTGACATAGGTCGCGTAGAGGGGCCTGTGAAGGTGCTGGGCGGACCCGTGGCCAAGTTTGGCTACGGCATCGCTGGCGGCTCCGTGGCGGTGCCCCCCTATAAATTCCGCAGATACTACGACTACGTCGTCAGCGGAGACGTGGATCTCGTAGTTTACCGCATTTTAAAAGACGGAGTGGAGAAGGCGCACCCATCTGAAAGACACGAGGACTTCAAACTCGTGGATATATTCGCAACGCGGGGGGCCAAAATCGCCCAGCAACACCCAAACCACGGCCGCAACCTGATCGTAGAGATAGAAACATACCGCTCATGTCCTAGGTACGTCTCCGGCGGCTGTTCTTTCTGCACCACAGTGGCCTACGGCCCCGTTGTAACTCGGCTCATAGAGGGCGTGGTGAGGGAGATAGAGGCGCTCTACAAGGCGGGAGTTGTCCACTTCAGGCTGGGGAGGCAAGCCGATTTCTACACCTACATGGCCCACGACGTAGGCCGCGACGACTTCCCAAGACCCAACCCCGCCGCGATTGAGAAGCTACTAGTTGGGATAAGGAACGCCGCTCCCGGCCTGAAGACGCTACACATAGACAACGTCAACCCGGGCACTGTGGCTAGGTGGAAGATCGAGTCCATTGAAATAACCAAGCTCCTAGTCAGCTACGGCACGCCGGGCAACGTCGCGGCCATGGGGGTAGAAACCGCAGACCCCCGCGTCGTGAAGATCAACAACTTAAAAGTAGGGCCGGAGGAGGCGCTAGAGGCCATCGAGATCTTCACTAGGTACGGATCTGTGAGAGGCCACAACGGCATGCCGTACCTAATCGCCGGTGTAAACTTCGTCGCAGGCCTACCCGGGGAGACCCGCGAAACCTACCGTCTAAACGTTGAGTTTCTCAGTAAAATACTGGAGAGAAACCTACTTGTGAGGAGGGTAAATATCAGACAGCTACTCATCTTCCCAAGCTCCCGCCTGTGGCCCGAGGCGAGGAAGCTCACCGCGAGACTCAGAGAGCACAAGATGCGATTCCGCCAGTTCAAGAAGTGGGTGAGGGAGGTTTTCGACAGGGAGATGCTTAGGAGAATCGTCCCGCGGGGCACCGTCCTAAGAGAGGCGTACGCCGAGGTGCACTACCACGGCGGCACATACGCGAGACAGGTGGGCTCTTACCCCCTCCTCGTGTACATACCTACGAGAATTGAGCTGGGGAGGTATATAGACGTCGTCGTTGTGGACCACGGGGCCAGGAGCGTACTGGCACTGCCCTACCCCGTAAACATAAACACGGCTGATAAGCGCGTCTTGAGACACCTCCCCGGCATGACTGGGAAAAAGCTCAAGGCCTTGATAGGGGGGAGGCCCTACAAGTCTCTGGAGGAGGTCAAGGCAAGGGTCGGGGAGGGGGAGTTTCTTAACTACGTCTCTCTGTGA
- the pth2 gene encoding peptidyl-tRNA hydrolase Pth2 has protein sequence MKMTIVIRKDLKISCGKAAAQAGHAAVECVLLAMEDARWRRWLDQWLGEGQKKVVLAVDDVAHLYQLHERAKGLGLPTAVVVDAGLTEVPPGTPTAICVGPGPDELVDKVTGSLKLYR, from the coding sequence GTGAAGATGACAATTGTAATTAGGAAGGATTTGAAGATCTCTTGTGGTAAAGCCGCGGCTCAAGCAGGTCACGCGGCGGTTGAATGTGTCTTATTGGCCATGGAGGATGCGAGGTGGCGTAGGTGGCTCGACCAGTGGCTGGGGGAGGGCCAGAAGAAGGTGGTGCTGGCCGTGGATGATGTTGCCCACCTCTATCAGCTACATGAAAGAGCGAAGGGGCTTGGCCTCCCAACGGCTGTTGTCGTGGACGCAGGTCTCACGGAGGTGCCTCCCGGAACTCCAACGGCGATTTGCGTGGGGCCGGGGCCGGATGAGCTGGTGGATAAGGTCACAGGCTCGCTTAAGCTCTACAGGTAA
- a CDS encoding S8 family serine peptidase, producing MNGKYLLTVLLITTVLAFAQTVKISGANPAILDTDTPILAKVKVSDVYTFASQWKTTPKIETARVLGKEVKVATVSINGLELRGRLDGASATLYYKGPASALKSIVESPHVESIFVKVMPEIPPRDFFTDVASLLEKGGGTPQPTLPVMREIIGASRVEQLFGVNGTGVVIAIVDTGVDYGHPDLQDALAWLIKTTDGKEIIASAIALVGGSLQYKTLRGQTSTLPLVQVASVEPLALDADESQVILLQSFTASGGYLQTSGQTFYVIDGPMVNIVNAACNYAVTGLVSKSGVYKFGMTYLYIPWYGGVVKVGVVMYDPDQPGVYTAARVDLNSNCNFSDDPELRYFGNRLIVDSPTAPTISLGVAGGYFYDWGLWLDVYAKFYPGWDLSGNYLSIFYDFNSHGTACSSVAAGRGRAVYDLGYLGQQRLRGIAPGAKVLGVKGLWWGMVEAGMMWAAGFDVNQDGQWYWTRQKRAHVISNSWGISEFIYDYAAFGYDFESAVINALAARGFLDRNYPGIVVVHAGGNGGYGFGTITSPGAAAGAITVGAATSGHFWLALGTPFYGFRWGDIISWSLRGPTVAGYVKPDVVNIGAFGIAAYPVGWGRYYYGIPEDWDIFGGTSQATPLTAGVVALVLSAVADKVDPAAVDPFLVRQFIASTAIDIGYTPFTAGHGFVNATAAVIAARAYYGLPAPRSPVALFQTNSVVNLGDSWSFQWRVNIPLYFGYLMNNVLTPQWAAYLQTGVPQPSLGMTSMYLTANPGGQAVGTLTVTAVGSRLAVSASVQTLAPIYRKTTTLNIPVGTLGGYFTMQLLGSDEDVLRQADLVVFRIAYSFSAFDPEFDYVNNVRPVLWVFGWTDLNGDGRIAVNELTWINYGYQRGTAVEVPVSKLSAKLGPGQRLVLRIDIRPVTAPYPASVPVTLEVVAYKRVPAPDASITPSAYTLAPGQRYTFVVRVTPPSNAAPTVYERLIVLNVNGTSYVVPLSYVVRAVVPVNTAYVLTSGRSDSWYSASEVRGGNDWAWRYESGDWRVYYVSTPTLARGLYVDFRWRCINTSLILYTVTDSGFFAGYFWNQGVTYHRYLGSGKFNWTGVGGQAKVLALPAASFAVPIVAPGLLYQTMSASYPVAGARSFAIVARTSLYGGCGTSEAIGGVVRPFIETGDSPITITTSPYVRVVLSRPPISYLFALKSASVLGGGLVVPMATVGGDLRFSMYFIRLPVFVDYVALLYSPENAVWSRISGDKFYRYPWYAVEGVSVIS from the coding sequence ATGAACGGAAAATATCTACTAACAGTTCTGCTAATCACAACAGTTCTCGCGTTTGCTCAGACAGTTAAAATCTCAGGAGCAAATCCGGCGATACTTGACACAGACACGCCAATCCTCGCAAAAGTCAAGGTGTCGGATGTGTACACATTTGCCTCGCAGTGGAAGACAACACCTAAGATAGAGACAGCTAGAGTACTAGGAAAAGAGGTGAAAGTAGCGACCGTGTCCATTAACGGATTAGAGCTCCGGGGTAGGCTAGACGGCGCCTCCGCTACGCTATACTATAAAGGCCCGGCCAGCGCTTTAAAGTCTATAGTGGAGTCACCCCACGTCGAGTCCATCTTCGTAAAGGTCATGCCGGAGATACCCCCGAGAGATTTCTTCACCGATGTCGCTAGCCTATTAGAAAAGGGAGGGGGCACCCCACAGCCCACTCTTCCCGTAATGAGGGAGATCATCGGCGCCAGCAGAGTTGAGCAACTCTTCGGCGTGAACGGCACCGGCGTAGTTATCGCCATCGTGGACACAGGTGTGGACTACGGACACCCAGACCTCCAAGACGCCCTAGCCTGGCTCATTAAAACTACAGACGGCAAAGAGATCATAGCCTCCGCGATCGCCCTAGTTGGAGGATCACTGCAGTACAAGACGTTACGGGGGCAGACTTCAACACTGCCACTTGTTCAGGTAGCCAGCGTCGAGCCCCTCGCCCTCGACGCAGACGAGTCACAGGTGATCCTCCTGCAGAGCTTCACAGCTTCTGGGGGCTATTTGCAGACGAGCGGCCAAACATTTTATGTAATAGACGGACCGATGGTAAACATCGTTAACGCCGCTTGTAACTACGCTGTCACCGGCTTGGTAAGTAAGAGTGGTGTCTACAAGTTTGGCATGACCTATCTCTACATACCGTGGTACGGCGGCGTCGTAAAGGTAGGTGTGGTGATGTACGACCCTGACCAGCCCGGGGTCTACACGGCGGCGCGTGTCGACTTGAACAGCAACTGCAACTTCTCAGACGACCCGGAGCTGAGGTACTTCGGGAATAGACTCATAGTAGACAGCCCAACGGCGCCGACTATTAGCCTCGGCGTCGCCGGGGGCTACTTCTACGACTGGGGGCTGTGGCTAGATGTATACGCCAAGTTCTACCCGGGCTGGGACCTTTCGGGCAACTACCTAAGCATATTCTACGACTTCAATAGCCACGGCACCGCCTGTAGCTCGGTAGCCGCTGGGAGGGGGAGGGCTGTGTACGACCTCGGCTACCTAGGCCAGCAGAGGCTTAGAGGCATCGCGCCTGGGGCCAAGGTGCTCGGCGTAAAGGGTCTGTGGTGGGGCATGGTTGAGGCTGGCATGATGTGGGCCGCCGGCTTTGACGTCAACCAAGACGGTCAGTGGTACTGGACTAGGCAAAAAAGGGCCCACGTCATTAGCAACAGCTGGGGGATCTCTGAATTTATCTACGACTACGCCGCGTTCGGCTACGATTTTGAGTCCGCGGTGATAAACGCCCTGGCGGCGCGGGGGTTCCTCGACAGGAACTACCCAGGCATCGTTGTGGTGCATGCAGGTGGAAACGGCGGCTACGGCTTTGGCACAATTACAAGCCCCGGCGCGGCGGCGGGCGCCATTACGGTCGGCGCTGCGACAAGCGGCCACTTCTGGCTAGCCCTCGGCACCCCCTTCTACGGATTTAGATGGGGCGACATAATAAGCTGGTCCCTAAGGGGGCCAACGGTCGCGGGCTATGTAAAGCCCGATGTTGTCAATATAGGCGCATTTGGAATCGCGGCTTATCCAGTTGGGTGGGGCAGGTACTACTACGGCATACCAGAGGACTGGGACATATTCGGCGGTACTTCTCAAGCTACGCCTCTAACCGCCGGCGTAGTCGCGCTTGTGCTGAGCGCGGTGGCTGATAAGGTTGACCCAGCGGCTGTCGATCCGTTCCTCGTGAGGCAGTTCATAGCCAGCACAGCAATTGATATTGGCTACACACCGTTTACTGCTGGCCACGGCTTTGTAAACGCAACTGCGGCCGTCATAGCCGCCCGCGCCTACTATGGCCTCCCCGCGCCCAGGTCGCCGGTGGCCCTCTTCCAGACTAACTCTGTCGTTAATCTCGGCGATTCTTGGAGCTTCCAGTGGAGAGTCAACATACCTCTATACTTTGGATACTTAATGAATAACGTATTAACCCCACAGTGGGCCGCATATCTGCAGACGGGCGTCCCCCAGCCGTCCCTCGGCATGACCAGTATGTACCTCACTGCAAATCCCGGCGGACAAGCAGTCGGCACATTAACAGTAACTGCAGTAGGCTCTAGACTCGCCGTATCCGCCTCCGTGCAGACCCTTGCACCAATCTACAGGAAGACCACTACGCTGAACATACCTGTGGGGACACTTGGCGGGTACTTCACGATGCAACTACTAGGCTCTGATGAGGACGTGCTGAGACAGGCAGATCTCGTGGTGTTTAGAATTGCCTACAGCTTCTCAGCCTTTGATCCCGAGTTTGACTACGTCAACAACGTGAGGCCTGTGCTGTGGGTATTCGGCTGGACGGATCTCAACGGCGACGGCCGTATTGCTGTCAACGAGCTTACGTGGATAAACTACGGCTACCAGCGCGGCACCGCCGTGGAGGTGCCCGTGTCAAAACTCTCGGCTAAGCTAGGACCCGGCCAGAGGCTTGTTTTGAGAATAGATATTAGACCTGTCACGGCGCCCTACCCAGCATCTGTGCCAGTCACCCTTGAGGTGGTGGCGTATAAGAGAGTTCCGGCTCCAGATGCAAGCATAACGCCCAGCGCCTATACGCTTGCGCCAGGTCAGCGCTATACGTTTGTTGTGAGGGTTACTCCGCCTTCCAATGCGGCTCCCACGGTTTATGAGAGGCTGATCGTGCTTAATGTCAACGGCACTTCTTACGTGGTGCCGCTGAGCTACGTGGTGCGGGCCGTCGTGCCTGTGAATACCGCGTACGTGCTCACCTCTGGGAGATCTGACAGCTGGTACAGCGCCAGCGAGGTGAGGGGAGGCAACGACTGGGCGTGGAGGTATGAGTCCGGCGACTGGAGAGTCTATTATGTCTCTACCCCAACTTTGGCAAGGGGCTTGTATGTGGACTTCAGGTGGAGATGCATCAACACGTCACTAATTCTATATACAGTTACGGACAGCGGTTTCTTCGCTGGCTACTTCTGGAACCAAGGCGTGACGTATCACAGATATCTGGGTTCTGGCAAGTTTAACTGGACTGGCGTCGGTGGACAGGCCAAGGTACTGGCGTTGCCCGCCGCGTCTTTCGCGGTTCCTATAGTGGCGCCGGGGTTGCTGTACCAGACTATGTCTGCTTCGTATCCAGTGGCTGGTGCTAGGAGCTTCGCCATTGTCGCCAGAACTTCGCTCTATGGCGGGTGCGGCACCTCTGAGGCGATAGGCGGCGTAGTGCGGCCGTTTATAGAGACTGGAGACAGCCCGATTACTATAACTACGTCTCCATATGTTAGGGTAGTGCTGAGCAGGCCGCCTATTAGCTACCTCTTTGCTCTGAAGTCTGCCTCGGTGCTAGGCGGCGGGTTGGTTGTGCCTATGGCCACAGTTGGCGGCGACTTGCGGTTCAGCATGTACTTCATCAGGTTGCCAGTGTTCGTGGACTACGTGGCTCTGCTGTATTCGCCGGAGAACGCTGTGTGGTCTAGGATCAGCGGTGATAAGTTCTACAGGTATCCGTGGTACGCCGTTGAGGGTGTCTCTGTAATTAGTTAA
- a CDS encoding bis(5'-nucleosyl)-tetraphosphatase: protein MKFYERSAGAVVYAIDSRGVLYLLLHGKYGWDFPHGLVHLYETDEAAALREILEETGLKVELIPAFREEIRYKYSKRGRTIYREVIYFLARASDRDVTLSKEHDAYIWANKEEALKLISRDETRAVLLKAWRKILEIEKLMEKIN from the coding sequence GTGAAATTTTACGAACGCTCAGCCGGCGCCGTAGTGTACGCCATAGACAGCCGCGGCGTACTCTACCTACTCCTCCACGGAAAATACGGCTGGGACTTCCCCCACGGCCTAGTCCACCTATACGAAACTGACGAAGCCGCCGCACTCAGAGAGATACTAGAGGAGACCGGGCTTAAGGTAGAGCTAATACCTGCTTTTAGAGAAGAAATCCGCTACAAGTACTCCAAGCGGGGCCGCACCATCTACCGAGAGGTAATATACTTCTTAGCCCGCGCCAGCGACAGAGACGTAACTCTCTCAAAAGAACACGACGCATACATCTGGGCTAACAAGGAAGAGGCGCTCAAACTTATTTCACGCGACGAGACAAGAGCCGTCTTGCTCAAGGCGTGGAGAAAAATCCTGGAAATAGAGAAGCTAATGGAAAAAATTAACTAA
- a CDS encoding succinate dehydrogenase/fumarate reductase flavoprotein subunit: MEVLKYDLIIVGSGIAGLRAATAAAWASGGRISIAILSKIQAMRSHSLSAEGGMSAVLYPDKTGDSLELHAYDTVKGSDFLADQDAVQILVEYAPKEVRYLERIGVPWSREPDGRISQRPFGGMSIPRTTFAADKTGFFIMSTLFSETRRFDNINVYHEHFVTKFIIEDGEFRGVTAYDLKRGEFKFFYAKAGIIATGGAGRLYRFTTTAHSTTGETLGYALRAGLAIKDMEFVQWHPTALVPSGILVSEAARGEGGYLINKEGERFMKRYAPQRMELAPRDIVSRAILTECMEGRGFQHESGMCYVGLDLRHLGEEKINRRIPFIRELAHKYAGIDVLSEPIPVRPAVHYTMGGIHTDTWGRVLTADGKWVRGLWAAGEAAAVSIHGANRLGSNSLSECSVWGRLTGEQAAKYVLETSRLPAPDGKLLDVAKGEESRIFDRLLHKEQNAPSPYEVKKQLNDIMEEHFGPFRHGSSMAEGLAKLKKLREFSSFRVVDSSRVYNQNLKDALEVDGMLDLAMVVGIGAYARSESRGAHYRLDYPKRDDVNWLRHTVAYMYGGELKLLYTPVTITKWQPEERRY; the protein is encoded by the coding sequence ATGGAGGTTTTGAAGTACGACCTAATTATAGTCGGCTCTGGAATTGCTGGTTTAAGGGCCGCCACCGCGGCGGCGTGGGCCAGCGGCGGGAGGATATCAATAGCAATTTTGTCGAAGATACAAGCGATGCGTAGCCACAGCTTGTCTGCAGAAGGCGGCATGTCGGCGGTTCTCTATCCCGATAAAACCGGCGACTCGCTAGAGCTACATGCCTACGACACCGTTAAGGGTAGCGACTTCCTAGCAGATCAAGACGCCGTACAGATTCTCGTGGAGTACGCGCCTAAGGAGGTGAGATATCTCGAGAGAATAGGCGTGCCCTGGAGCAGGGAGCCAGATGGCCGGATTTCGCAGAGGCCTTTTGGAGGGATGTCGATTCCCAGAACCACCTTCGCCGCCGACAAGACGGGGTTTTTCATAATGTCCACGCTGTTTTCAGAAACCAGGAGATTCGACAACATCAACGTATACCACGAACACTTCGTAACCAAATTCATTATTGAAGACGGTGAATTTAGGGGCGTCACCGCGTACGACTTAAAGAGGGGGGAGTTCAAATTTTTCTACGCAAAGGCTGGGATTATCGCGACTGGGGGCGCCGGCAGGCTCTACCGCTTCACCACCACGGCGCACTCCACCACTGGCGAGACCTTAGGGTACGCACTGAGGGCTGGGCTTGCCATAAAGGATATGGAGTTTGTCCAGTGGCACCCCACAGCCCTGGTCCCTAGCGGGATACTTGTAAGCGAGGCGGCCAGGGGCGAGGGGGGTTATCTAATAAACAAGGAGGGAGAGCGCTTTATGAAAAGATACGCCCCCCAGAGGATGGAGCTCGCCCCCAGGGATATAGTGTCGAGGGCCATATTGACGGAGTGTATGGAGGGGAGGGGGTTCCAGCACGAGTCAGGTATGTGCTACGTCGGGCTGGATCTCAGGCACCTAGGTGAGGAGAAGATTAACAGACGTATTCCGTTTATCAGAGAGCTTGCTCATAAGTACGCCGGTATCGACGTGCTATCGGAGCCCATCCCGGTGAGGCCGGCTGTCCACTACACAATGGGGGGGATACATACAGATACATGGGGGCGCGTGTTGACGGCTGACGGCAAATGGGTTAGGGGCCTGTGGGCGGCCGGCGAGGCGGCGGCTGTCAGCATCCACGGCGCTAACAGACTCGGCTCTAATTCGCTAAGCGAGTGCTCCGTCTGGGGCAGACTTACAGGAGAGCAAGCCGCTAAATATGTCTTGGAGACCTCGCGACTCCCCGCCCCAGACGGGAAGCTACTTGACGTCGCGAAAGGCGAAGAAAGCCGCATATTCGATAGACTTCTACATAAAGAGCAGAACGCCCCCTCTCCCTACGAGGTGAAGAAACAGCTGAACGACATAATGGAGGAGCACTTCGGGCCATTTAGACACGGCTCTTCCATGGCGGAGGGCCTCGCCAAACTTAAAAAACTCAGAGAGTTCTCCTCCTTCAGAGTTGTTGACAGTAGCCGTGTTTACAACCAGAATTTGAAAGATGCGCTTGAGGTAGACGGCATGCTAGATTTGGCAATGGTTGTAGGCATTGGCGCCTATGCGAGGTCGGAGTCTAGGGGGGCCCACTACCGGCTAGACTACCCGAAGAGAGATGATGTTAACTGGCTTAGGCACACTGTTGCCTATATGTACGGCGGCGAGTTGAAGTTACTATATACGCCAGTTACAATAACTAAATGGCAACCGGAGGAAAGGAGGTATTAA
- a CDS encoding succinate dehydrogenase iron-sulfur subunit translates to MKSLVVKVKKFDGSRTWWQEYKVEVPSEKISVLDILVKIKEEQDPTLAVRYSCRMAICGSCGMVINGVPRLACQTLLSELGDSHIVVEPLWNHNVVKDLVVDLEPDFEKVRAVKPYIIRDVKEVYESDKEFGQKPEELERYYNFAYCIQCGLCMAACPILGSNDKFLGPMALNAAYRWSADSRDRGWEERKKLIDTEDGVWPCHLAYTCSAVCPRGVDPGYAIQLLKAAILRKKRP, encoded by the coding sequence ATGAAGTCTCTAGTCGTCAAGGTGAAGAAATTCGACGGATCGAGAACCTGGTGGCAGGAGTATAAAGTCGAAGTGCCCTCGGAAAAGATTTCAGTACTCGATATACTGGTTAAAATAAAAGAGGAACAAGACCCCACACTGGCGGTTCGTTATAGTTGCCGCATGGCCATCTGCGGATCTTGCGGAATGGTGATAAATGGCGTGCCTCGTCTAGCGTGCCAGACGCTACTCTCAGAGCTGGGAGATAGCCACATCGTAGTGGAGCCGCTTTGGAACCATAATGTTGTTAAAGATCTCGTAGTTGATCTCGAGCCAGATTTCGAAAAGGTGAGGGCTGTGAAGCCGTATATAATTCGAGATGTAAAGGAGGTATATGAGAGTGACAAGGAGTTTGGCCAGAAGCCTGAGGAGCTCGAGAGGTATTATAATTTTGCATACTGCATCCAGTGCGGGTTGTGTATGGCTGCGTGTCCAATACTGGGATCTAACGACAAGTTCCTCGGTCCTATGGCGCTGAACGCGGCGTATAGGTGGAGCGCCGACAGTAGGGACAGGGGGTGGGAGGAGAGAAAGAAGTTGATCGATACAGAGGACGGTGTGTGGCCGTGCCACCTGGCGTATACATGTAGCGCCGTGTGTCCCCGCGGCGTGGATCCGGGATATGCAATACAGCTATTAAAAGCCGCAATACTAAGGAAGAAGAGGCCATGA